From a single Phaenicophaeus curvirostris isolate KB17595 chromosome 8, BPBGC_Pcur_1.0, whole genome shotgun sequence genomic region:
- the APOBEC4 gene encoding LOW QUALITY PROTEIN: putative C->U-editing enzyme APOBEC-4 (The sequence of the model RefSeq protein was modified relative to this genomic sequence to represent the inferred CDS: inserted 1 base in 1 codon) produces the protein MNPGEKPIFQEYLTNQGTVVKPHCWQRQNHICSKCPYHIRTGEEARVPYAEVHRVFGFPHRSTATFQDKHLLFYKLRSFSGRIVQKGHTTNCADQDKHPKSMLFKVGGYLDAVTSACENIRCIILYSNYSPCNEASHCCXEIYNFLLKYPEITLCISLSQLYHTKDGFPGAAWNREALRSLCSLWPRVTLQRLPREMWHFLLCDFAYGIPGSTLSHPTPLLRTIAEGQNPQQIHDLQGMKPHFRKAFPQVTWGKAAVQQNSKAFSSPSPASHRAFQVPKGSLLPLMSESCLVLFPGKFLPFQREHLSSRPENIVKHLKMPKE, from the exons ATGAATCCAGGAGAGAAACCAATTTTCCAGGAATATCTGACAAATC AGGGGACTGTGGTAAAGCCTCACTGCTGGCAGAGACAGAACCACATCTGTTCTAAGTGTCCCTACCACATAAGGACTGGTGAAGAAGCAAGAGTCCCTTATGCAGAAGTTCACAGGGTCTTTGGCTTTCCACACAGATCAACAGCAACTTTCCAGGACAAACACCTTCTCTTCTATAAACTGAGGAGCTTCTCGGGCAGAATAGTCCAAAAAGGGCACACTACAAACTGTGCAGACCAAGACAAGCATCCCAAATCGATGCTGTTCAAGGTGGGTGGTTATCTGGATGCAGTTACGAGTGCCTGTGAAAATATCAGATGCATCATCCTCTATTCAAATTACTCTCCTTGTAATGAGGCTTCCCACTGCT AAGAAATCTACAATTTCTTGCTGAAGTACCCAGAAATCACGCTctgcatctctctctctcagctCTATCACACCAAGGATGGTTTCCCCGGCGCGGCATGGAACCGTGAAGCTTTGCGGAGCCTGTGCAGCCTGTGGCCTCGGGTGACTCTGCAGAGACTGCCTAGGGAGATGTGGCATTTCCTCCTCTGCGATTTTGCGTATGGCATTCCAGGGTCAACCCTTTCTCACCCAACTCCGTTGCTGAGAACCATAGCAGAGGGACAAAACCCACAGCAAATTCATGACTTACAAGGAATGAAACCGCATTTTAGGAAAGCTTTTCCACAAGTAACCTGGGGAAAGGCTGCTGTACAGCAGAActcaaaggccttttcttctcccagcccagcctcccACCGGGCTTTCCAAGTGCCCAAGGGCAGTCTGCTACCTCTGATGTCTGAAAGCTGCTTGGTGCTTTTCCCAGGCAAGTTTCTGCCCTTTCAGAGGGAACATCTATCCTCCAGGCCTGAAAATATcgtaaaacatttaaaaatgccaAAGGAATAA